Within the Bacillus mesophilus genome, the region GTGCTGGCACTGCCATGATTGCACCTGTACCATAGCTCATTAAAACATAATCAGCAATCCAAATTGGCATTTTTTCACCGTTAATTGGATTTACTGCATAAGCCCCAGTAAAGACACCTGTTTTTTCCTTAGAAAGCTCGGTACGCTCTAAGTCACTCTTACTCTTCACTTTGTCTACATAAGCTTCAACAGCTTGCTTTTCCTCTGCTGTTGTAATCTTATCAACAAATGGATGTTCAGGTGAAAGCACAGCATAAGTAGCACCGAAAAGTGTATCCGGACGCGTTGTAAATACTGAGAACCCTTCCTCAAAACCTTCAATATCAAAATGAACAGTAGCTCCCTCTGAACGACCAATCCAGTTACGCTGCATATCCTTTAAGCTTTCTGGCCAATCCAACTCTTCTAGATCTTCAAGAAGACGATCTGCGTATTCAGTAATCCTTAGGATCCACTGTCTCATTGGGCGACGTTCTACCGGATGACCGCCACGCTCACTTTTTCCATCAATTACTTCTTCGTTCGCCAACACAGTTCCTAAGGCAGGACACCAGTTAACAGGTACCTCATCCACATAAGCAAGCCCTTTTTCAAAAAGCTTTAAGAAAATCCACTGCGTCCATTTGTAGTAAGTAGGATCAGTTGTATTTACTTCACGATCCCAGTCGTACGAGAATCCTAGTTCTTTGATTTGTCTGCGGAAGGTATTAATATTTTGCTCTGTGAATTCTGCAGGATCATTACCAGTATCTAGCGCATATTGCTCAGCTGGTAACCCAAATGCATCCCAGCCCATTGGATGCAACACATTATGTCCTTGCATTCTCTTCATACGGGAAACAATATCTGTCGCCGTATAGCCCTCAGGATGCCCAACATGTAGACCCGCTCCTGATGGGTATGGAAACATATCTAAAGCATAAAATTTGGGATTTCCTTTTTCTTCTTTCGTTTTAAACGTCTTGTTACTTTCCCAGTAGCTTTGCCACTTTTTCTCGATATCCTGATGATTAAAAGCCATAACAGTTCCTCCTTGTTTCTTCACCTTAGGATTTATAATTTCCATGTTTTTCATACAGATGCGAAGGTAGAAAAGCTTAAGTGCCCCGTTTAGCCCCGACAAGCAAATGTTCCTTGGACAAAGAAAAGGGTGGTTTTCCTTTTATTTGTCCAAGGAACATTTGACCTCGAGGGGCTGGGCGCTGAAGCTAGACATAAGTACAATTTAAAAAACTATACTTCATGACCTATATATAAAAAAATCCCGCCCCTAAAATAGGGACGAGATTGTTTATATACCCGCGGTACCACCCAAATTAATGCACGTGAATGCATCCACTTGAATCCTTAACGCGGAATTACGTCAATAATTAGTGAGCTCAACTCGAGCTGTTCACCATTGAAACTTAAAGGTGAGTTCATGATAGTCATGGATTGACTTGCACCGACCGTCAACTCTCTTGACCGACTTCTATCATTACTAATCCTTCGCACTGTTTATTTCTTGTAAGGTTTTGTAATGTATTTTAAAGAAAAAACTTCCAAACATCAAGTCTTTCTTAAAAGTATTTATAAATTAGGCAGTAAGCTCCTGATTAACCTGTTCCTTTTTGATTGCGCGATCATAGAACAGAGTTGTAAAAATTGACATAAACAATAGAGCAATTAATAGGACAAATAAAGCATTGATGTTATAAACATCAACCATGAAACCACCCAATACAGGACCGAGCATTCTTCCACCTGTAGCTGTACTGTTTACAACACCCTGATAGAACCCTTCACGCCCTTTTGGTGCAAGCTGATTGGCAACGGTCGGTATTGCTGGCCATACAAACATTTCACCAATAGTAAGAATAATCATCGCAACAAGGAAACCAGTAAATACGGTAGTATTTGCGACAACAAAAAACGAAATCATGTAAATAATAATTCCAATTATAATTTGCGCTTTTAACGTCTTCGCAACAAAACGAATGACGGTTGAAATCACCGGCTGTGCTAAAACGATCAAAGCACCATTTACTGTCCATAATAAACTGTATTGATTTAAAGAAATATTTAAAGACTGAGTATAGGATGCTATATTCGTTTGCCACTGAACGTGAGCAACCCAGCACAATAAGAAACCAAAGCACAAGATAAGTAATGATGTAAATTTGGCTCTATTTTTTATCAGCTTCCCACCATCTAACATACTTCTCTGCTCTATTTTCTCTACTTGAATTTTATGATAGGTTAAAACGGCTAGTAAAAAGAAGACTCCGTACATAATGGCATTTGCGGTGAAGGTTAATTGGAACGAAACAGAGGCAACTAATCCACCTAACGCCGCTCCTACAGCAACACCCACATTTTGAGCCACATACATCGCATTAAAGGGCTTACGACCACCTTCAGGCCATACAGCACCTGCCATAGCATACATGGAAGGAAACACCATTCCTGATCCGAACCCCATTAAGATGAGAAAACCGACATACCAAGGCCAGCTATGATTCCAAACGAGCCCAATCCCTGCTGCCATCGTCGTGCTTACCCCAATTAAAATTGATCGATATCCGCCAAAGCGGTCAAATAAGTGACCACCAATTAAATTCCCAATCACACCTGCAGCCGAATTTAACATTAACACAATTCCAGCCATGGTTAACGATTTACCTAACACATCATGAATATAAATGGCATTTAACGGCCATAAAAAAGAAGACCCTACCACATTGATGACCATCCCTACTAATAAAAGCTTAAGCTGCTTTGGCATGGTATTCCCCCTAAAAACTTAATCACCAACGTTCATTGTATTCGTTTTTGTGGTGTGGGGCAATATATTGTTTTTCGAGGGTGTGGTAAGGGGATTATGTTGGGGGGGTGCACGGATTCTAGGTTTTATGCACGAAGAATGAGTATTTCTGCACCATTTGAGTTATTTATGCACCAAGAATCAAATTTTCTGCACGTCTTTATGATTTTATGCACATTTTCTTAAACTACAGCTTAGACCTATTCTCAAGATAGACTCTAGCCTTTCCATCACCCGTAAACACCAAGTCCATCGAGGATAACATCCTATAACTAATTGATCGTGATGTAATTTTTGTAAAAGTTCGGAATCGTTTACTTGTTATCGTGGAATCAAATAAAAGAAAGTAATCTGAAATGGAGGGAATGTGAGCATCCTTTGAAACGTTAGAACATTGAGGGCAAAACCATTTATTGTATTTCCTTAACATGGGAATGGAGAAGCAGTTGGGGCATTGGACACCTTCTATAAGACTGTCCTTTGAAATGTTAAACTGACTTAAAACATCTGGATTTCCTTCCTGATTGTTAGCTAACAGTAACTTTGTAAGTTTTTTCAATTCACGAGAGTTAACACTTTCATTTTGATAAAGGCGTTCTAGTGCTTCAAGCTTGTTAATAAAATTAGAGCTCGTTGTAACTTTTTCAAGGGCTTCTGAATAGCTCCCCGTTGATCTAATAATGGTTTGTGGATTACTGATTACAACCAAATAATCAATTGGGATCTCTGGTATTTTTTGTTCAATCAACCACTGCCTCACTTTTTTTGATGGTTTTTGGCCTGTATTAATGGGTTATGAAAGGCATCTTCCTTTCCATTGTAACTTCGAATTAATTGCTGAAATGATTTGTCGAATATTAATGTTCCTATTATATTCTTTATTTCGACAATTAATAAAAATCTTGTTGAAAGGATTAATGTATCCATTTGAAAATAATGATTTTGATCAAACAGTCTTAGGTCATGTATAATGGTGTACTTTTTCTTATCTAAATAATCGAAATGGTAGTTCATTGATTGTTCCCCACGAAAACCAGCATAACTTTTAGCAAGTTCCTCCTCTATGTCCCCTCTCTTCATATGACTTTTGGGCAAACGTCTTAAAAGTGCTTCTAACTTCTTAATTCTAATTGGATAATTACGTTTCTTTGCTATCAAATTTGCACCTCTTTCTTAAATTTGAGGTTTATATTCTATACAAAAAAGCAGTTTCCTGCAGATTAAAATGCTTCTGCACGGAAAAATTTATTTATGCCCCAAAATCAAACATTTGTGCACAGAAAACCATTTTTTATGCACCATTTTTTTAACTTTCTGCACAAATAGGTGATATTTATGCTCAACAACCCAAAACCACAAAAAGCCCCCTGCACTAAGCAAGGGGCAACAAAAACCATTAACTATTCTTAGAACGATCCGGCTGCGCGCGTTTAGCGTTCTTTTTCTTTACTTCTTTAACAGGATCAAAATCGGGTCCGATTTCCATATCCTGATTGTTAATGCCGTTTTTCGTTTTTTGCTCTGGATTATTTTGGTCAGAACGTTTTTTCATATGAAACCCTCCAGCTTTTTAATGATGTGGATAAATAATCATTTCATTTTGAATGCGCTGCAATTGAAGTCTCATACGCTCAATTTGCTCTTTTTGCTGTGGATTCCCACTATGTGCAACATGACCTAAATCAATAACAGCTGTCTCTAAAAGCTGTTGAGCCTTCGTGTATTCAGTCTGGTTATAATGCTCTTGTTTTTTGGCTAAAGAAAATTGGTCCTCTGCATAGCGTAAAGTATCTTCCGCCATTTGTAGATGCTCTTCTACGGATTGACGAGTTGCCATCAGTACCTACCTCCCTTATCTGTACATACAGTAGATGAAAAGCTTCATCACCCTTTAGTTTATACAACTGGTGTGGTTCTATCATAGGAGGTTTTTCCCACTACCCAATTCTGTTGGTTTCCTTGTAAAAGCATGCTAAAATTGATTGACTAAAAACGTGAGAAATTTAATAAAGGAGGGAACCACCATGAACGCTAATAATCCATTTCCATTTTCAGACGATCATAAACGTTATCATTCCTGGAATTATCATCTTCGCCATCATTTTGGACATAAGGTGTTTAAGGTCGCATTAGATGGTGGATTTGATTGCCCGAATCGTGATGGTACTGTTGCCCACGGTGGCTGCACATTCTGTAGCGCAGCAGGTTCAGGTGATTTTGCAGGTAACAGAGCTGAATCCATTGAAAAGCAATTTCATGATATAAAAGATAAGATGCATCACAAGTGGAAGAGTGGAAAATACCTAGGATACTTTCAAGCATTTACCAATACACATGCGCCAGTAAAAGAACTTCGTGAAAAATTTGAAGTGGTATTAAAACAAGAAGGTGTTGTAGGCCTTTCGATTGCGACTAGACCAGACTGCTTGCCTGACGATGTGGTGGAGTATCTTGCGGAATTAAATGAAAGAACATATCTTTGGGTCGAGCTTGGATTACAAACGGTACATGAACGTACCGCTCTACTCATAAATCGTGCACATGATTATCCAAGCTATGTTGAAGGTGTAAACAAGTTAAGAAAACATAATATAAGAGTATGCTCCCATATCATAAATGGGCTTCCCTTAGAATCAACAGAGATGATGATGGAAACTGCCTGTGAAGTTGCTAAGCTAGATGTTCAAGGAATTAAAATCCACCTACTGCATTTACTTAAAGGAACTCCTATGGTCAAACAATATGAAAAAGGGTTATTATCATTTTTATCCTTTGAAGAGTATATTCAGTTAGTATGTGATCAGCTAGAGATATTACCTCCTGAAATGATTATTCATCGAATTACAGGAGATGGGCCACCTGACATTATGCTTGGGCCAATGTGGAGCTTAAATAAATGGGCTGTATTAAATGCCATTGAAGATGAATTAAAAAATCGCAACAGTTATCAAGGTAAATTTTATCGTGAGGAATTGATTACGACATGAAGCTTGAACGAATTTTACCCTTTGCAAGGTCCCTATTAAAAAACGCTGTAGAACCAGGTGATTATGTGGTGGACGCAACCGTTGGGAACGGTCATGATACTGTGTTCCTCGCAGAGCTCGTTGGCGACACTGGACATGTATATGGTTTCGACATTCAAGAAGAGGCGATCAGGAGCACACGAGTTAAGCTTAAGGACAAGCAATTAAAGGAACGTGTCACCCTTTTTAAAAAGGGCCATGAACACGTTATGGAGTGTCTATCGTCAAAAGAGCTAAGTGGTGCCATCTTTAACCTTGGATATTTGCCAGGTGGGGACAAGAATATTGTGACGACTGCCGACACAACCATTTCTTCCATCAAACAGATATTATCTTTATTGAAGCCAGAAGGAATCATTGTTCTAGTCATTTATCACGGTCATCCCGAGGGAAAGGTAGAACGTGATCAGCTTTTACAATACGTATCATCGATTGATCAAAAAGAAGCTCATGTTTTACAGTATCAATTTCTTAATCAACAAAATCACCCACCATTTATTGTTGCAATTGAAAAAAGAAGCCCAAAGTAATGATGTTCAAGAACTGAGATTTAGAAAAACTAGCTGTCGATCTCTTCGTTAGCTAGCTTTCACATCTCATGCGTTGAACACTTACTACTAACTTCTCCTGTTGGGGACTAGTTAAAGGGGCTTCTTTTTACATATTTGCCTGTCGTTCTATTGATAACTTTTTTCGTCTGTCGGTAATTAGCTTCCACCTTCTATACACTCTTCCGTTGACATAAAAGAAGTAGCTAATAAAGCCTCCCTGCTTAATCAACTGCTTGGCCATTTTTCGGACATCCTTCTGAACGTGAACCTTTTCGTCTGATAAATATACACCCAGTAACCCTCTATTAATAAATCGATGAAAAGACTCGTGGGGAATTCCTTCAATATTACGATCTGCTTCTTGAAGAAAATGAGCTAGGCGCTTTAACATCGATGGCTTATCAGGGTAGTAAAAGCAGAAGTTCAAATCTCCACCTTCTAGGTCCTCTTCCTGATCAATCAAATAATCAAGCAAGATATGTAAGCCTTGTACATAAGGAAAATAGCCGCTTCTAATTTTTTGAACATCCTCTTGTGCAAGTTCCTTTTGAAACCCATATGCAACAAGACAAAATATCCCTAGCGTTGATCCTGTACATGCCGAAAACTCGTACCACTCCATGTCCGGTAATCTTGACTTATGCTCAGAAAACCAGTGTTCTAACCGTGGTACTCGTTCTTCCGTAACAACGTGTTTATGAACCTGCAAAGCACAATAATAATTAGCTAGTTCAACTAATACTGTTTTAATTAGAGAATAATGAGGCACCTCTGATAAAACTTGCTGACACGTAAGCACCAAATCTTTAAGATAGGAACCATCATCTTGATCCGTTCGA harbors:
- a CDS encoding MDR family MFS transporter; protein product: MPKQLKLLLVGMVINVVGSSFLWPLNAIYIHDVLGKSLTMAGIVLMLNSAAGVIGNLIGGHLFDRFGGYRSILIGVSTTMAAGIGLVWNHSWPWYVGFLILMGFGSGMVFPSMYAMAGAVWPEGGRKPFNAMYVAQNVGVAVGAALGGLVASVSFQLTFTANAIMYGVFFLLAVLTYHKIQVEKIEQRSMLDGGKLIKNRAKFTSLLILCFGFLLCWVAHVQWQTNIASYTQSLNISLNQYSLLWTVNGALIVLAQPVISTVIRFVAKTLKAQIIIGIIIYMISFFVVANTTVFTGFLVAMIILTIGEMFVWPAIPTVANQLAPKGREGFYQGVVNSTATGGRMLGPVLGGFMVDVYNINALFVLLIALLFMSIFTTLFYDRAIKKEQVNQELTA
- a CDS encoding nuclease-related domain-containing protein, whose protein sequence is MIAKKRNYPIRIKKLEALLRRLPKSHMKRGDIEEELAKSYAGFRGEQSMNYHFDYLDKKKYTIIHDLRLFDQNHYFQMDTLILSTRFLLIVEIKNIIGTLIFDKSFQQLIRSYNGKEDAFHNPLIQAKNHQKK
- a CDS encoding glycogen biosynthesis protein GlgD, which produces MKKRSDQNNPEQKTKNGINNQDMEIGPDFDPVKEVKKKNAKRAQPDRSKNS
- a CDS encoding YtzC family protein; the protein is MATRQSVEEHLQMAEDTLRYAEDQFSLAKKQEHYNQTEYTKAQQLLETAVIDLGHVAHSGNPQQKEQIERMRLQLQRIQNEMIIYPHH
- a CDS encoding TIGR01212 family radical SAM protein (This family includes YhcC from E. coli K-12, an uncharacterized radical SAM protein.), producing MNANNPFPFSDDHKRYHSWNYHLRHHFGHKVFKVALDGGFDCPNRDGTVAHGGCTFCSAAGSGDFAGNRAESIEKQFHDIKDKMHHKWKSGKYLGYFQAFTNTHAPVKELREKFEVVLKQEGVVGLSIATRPDCLPDDVVEYLAELNERTYLWVELGLQTVHERTALLINRAHDYPSYVEGVNKLRKHNIRVCSHIINGLPLESTEMMMETACEVAKLDVQGIKIHLLHLLKGTPMVKQYEKGLLSFLSFEEYIQLVCDQLEILPPEMIIHRITGDGPPDIMLGPMWSLNKWAVLNAIEDELKNRNSYQGKFYREELITT
- a CDS encoding tRNA (mnm(5)s(2)U34)-methyltransferase; protein product: MKLERILPFARSLLKNAVEPGDYVVDATVGNGHDTVFLAELVGDTGHVYGFDIQEEAIRSTRVKLKDKQLKERVTLFKKGHEHVMECLSSKELSGAIFNLGYLPGGDKNIVTTADTTISSIKQILSLLKPEGIIVLVIYHGHPEGKVERDQLLQYVSSIDQKEAHVLQYQFLNQQNHPPFIVAIEKRSPK
- a CDS encoding tetraprenyl-beta-curcumene synthase family protein, which codes for MVPSHPLGLMTKVYRDVFPIVHRELDYWRRRAEEIPNQELRTQALASIGSKAFHCEGGSILALLSIQNLERCIKFIVAYQTISDYLDNLCDRSTSLDPLDFEALHESMPNALTVGHEHRHDYYRYRTDQDDGSYLKDLVLTCQQVLSEVPHYSLIKTVLVELANYYCALQVHKHVVTEERVPRLEHWFSEHKSRLPDMEWYEFSACTGSTLGIFCLVAYGFQKELAQEDVQKIRSGYFPYVQGLHILLDYLIDQEEDLEGGDLNFCFYYPDKPSMLKRLAHFLQEADRNIEGIPHESFHRFINRGLLGVYLSDEKVHVQKDVRKMAKQLIKQGGFISYFFYVNGRVYRRWKLITDRRKKLSIERQANM